A portion of the Maylandia zebra isolate NMK-2024a linkage group LG9, Mzebra_GT3a, whole genome shotgun sequence genome contains these proteins:
- the atp8a2 gene encoding phospholipid-transporting ATPase IB isoform X2 — protein MYFNRRAKKIHSEGEQLVLTTIRQESPELQDPGQGAGATMRARLADRFDKRPACSSAGYRKADDEMSGTTSHADPVDASARTVLLNRPQNTKFCDNHVSTTKYGILTFLPRFLYEQIRRAANAFFLFIALMQQIPDVSPTGRYTTLVPLIFILTVAGIKEIIEDYKRHKADNTVNKKKTTVLRSGAWQTFIWKQVAVGDIVKVTNGQHLPADMVIVSSSEPQAMCYIETSNLDGETNLKIRQGLPLTAGFQTLEDLMALSGRLECEGPNRHLYDFTGTLRLENQNPVPLGPDQVLLRGAQLRNTQWVVGIVVYTGHDSKLMQNSTKAPLKRSNVERVTNMQILVLFGILLVMALVSSVGAAIWNREHTDEACWYLSRAGDISLNFAYNLLTFIILYNNLIPISLLVTLEVVKFTQALFINWDVEMYYSETDTPAMARTSNLNEELGQVKYLFSDKTGTLTCNIMHFKKCTIAGITYGNLPSSSHNSTEFDDPTLIQNIEKDHPTSPQICEFLTMMAVCHTVVPEREDDQIIYQASSPDEGALVKGAKGLGFVFTARTPDSVIIEAMGEEKSYELLNVLEFSSNRKRMSVVVRTPNGKLRLYCKGADNVIFERLTEASQYKDLTVAHLEQFATEGLRTLCFAYVDLEEEAYQEWLKEYNRVSTIIKDRAQKLEECYELLEKNLMLLGATAIEDRLQAGVPETIATLMRADIKIWVLTGDKQETAINIGYSCRLVTHGMSLIIVNEDSLDATRDTLTAHCSSLGESLKKENELALIIDGQTLKYALSFELRQAFLDLALSCKAVICCRVSPLQKSEIVDMVKKHVKAITLAIGDGANDVGMIQTAHVGVGISGNEGMQATNSSDYSIAQFSYLEKLLLVHGAWSYNRVTKCILYCFYKNVVLYIIELWFAFVNGFSGQILFERWCIGLYNVIFTALPPFTLGIFDRPCSQQNMLRFPQLYRITQNAEGFNTKVFWGHCINALIHSIILFWFPLKMLEHDSPFSNGQGNDYLFAGNMVYTYVVVTVCLKAGMETTAWTRFSHLAVWGSMVLWIVFFGVYSAIWPTIPIAPDMLGQAGKVMQCWHFWLGLVLVPAACLLKDFAWTAARRSVRKSLLEEVQELEARSVDPGAAVLRDASSRSLNERAHLLTRVFRKTPSSVGRSNSVQQTVSHGYAFSQEEHGVVSQSQVVRSYDTTRQRPSL, from the exons GACCTGCTTGCTCGTCCGCCGGTTACCGCAAGGCAGATGATGAGATGTCCGGGACCACTTCCCATGCGGATCCCGTAGACGCCTCGGCGCGGACGGTGCTTCTCAACCGGCCTCAGAATACCAAGTTCTGCGACAACCATGTCAG CACCACAAAGTATGGGATTCTCACCTTTCTGCCGCGCTTTCTGTACGAGCAGATCCGACGTGCTGCCAATGCCTTCTTCCTGTTCATCGCACTCATGCAG CAAATCCCTGATGTGTCACCGACCGGTCGCTACACCACGCTCGTCCCGCTTATCTTCATTCTCACAGTGGCCGGGATCAAAGAGATCATAGAGGACTAT AAAAGGCATAAAGCAGACAACACGGTCAACAAGAAGAAGACAACAG TGCTGCGGAGCGGAGCCTGGCAGACATTTATCTGGAAACAG GTGGCAGTAGGAGATATAGTGAAGGTGACTAATGGCCAGCACCTCCCAGCTGACATGGTTATAGTGTCCTCCAG TGAACCACAGGCCATGTGTTACATTGAGACCTCTAACCTGGACGGAGAAACCAACCTGAAGATCAGACAG GGTCTCCCACTCACGGCTGGGTTTCAGACCCTGGAGGATTTGATGGCACTGTCTGGTCGTCTGGAGTGCGAAGGCCCCAACAGACACCTGTATGACTTCACTGGCACTCTACGGCTGGAAAACCAGAA TCCAGTCCCTCTGGGTCCAGACCAGGTGCTGCTGCGTGGCGCCCAGCTCAGGAACACGCAGTGGGTTGTGGGAATTGTTGTCTACACTGGCCACGACTCCAAACTGATGCAG AACTCCACCAAGGCGCCACTGAAGCGCTCTAATGTGGAGCGGGTGACCAACATGCAGATTCTGGTTCTGTTTGGCATCCTGCTGGTCATGGCACTGGTCAGCTCTGTGGGCGCAGCCATCTGGAACAGAGAACACACAGACGAAGCCTGCTGGTACCTGTCCCGGGCCG GCGACATCTCCCTGAACTTTGCATATAACCTACTGACGTTCATCATCCTGTACAATAACCTGATCCCCATCAGCCTGCTGGTCACTCTGGAGGTGGTGAAGTTCACACAGGCTCTCTTTATTAACTGG GATGTGGAGATGTACTACTCAGAAACGGACACGCCAGCCATGGCGCGAACGTCTAATCTTAATGAGGAACTGGGCCAG GTCAAGTATCTGTTTTCCGACAAGACTGGAACTCTGACCTGTAACATCATGCACTTTAAGAAGTGTACCATAGCCGGGATAACGTATGG taATCTGCCATCCAGCAGCCACAACTCCACAGAGTTTGACGACCCAACTCTGATTCAGAACATCGAGAAGGACCAT CCTACATCACCTCAGATCTGCGAGTTCTTGACGATGATGGCGGTGTGCCACACGGTGGTTCCAGAGAGGGAGGACGACCAGATCATCTACCAGGCCTCGTCCCCTGACGAAGGAGCACTGGTCAAAGGAGCCAAAGGGCTGGGCTTTGTCTTCACTGCCAGGACCCCTGATTCAGTCATCATTGAAGCT ATGGGGGAAGAGAAGAGCTATGAGCTACTGAATGTGCTGGAGTTTTCCAG TAACCGTAAACGGATGTCTGTGGTGGTCAGGACACCCAATGGGAAGCTCCGGCTGTACTGCAAAGGAGCG GATAATGTTATTTTTGAACGTCTGACCGAAGCGTCTCAGTACAAAGACTTAACAGTTGCTCATTTGGAACAGTTTGCTACTGAAG GCTTGAGGACACTGTGCTTTGCGTACGTGGACCTGGAGGAAGAAGCGTATCAGGAGTGGTTAAAGGAATATAATCGTGTCAGCACCATAATCAAAGACCGCGCTCAGAAGCTTGAGGAGTGTTATGAGCTGCTGGAAAAG AACTTAATGCTGTTGGGTGCCACAGCCATCGAGGACCGTCTCCAGGCTGGCGTGCCAGAAACAATTGCCACTCTGATGAGGGCTGATATCAAGATCTGGGTCCTCACTGGAGACAAGCAGGAGACTGCCATCAATATAG gTTACTCCTGTCGCCTGGTGACACACGGCATGTCCCTCATCATCGTCAACGAGGACTCGCTGGAC GCTACTCGTGACACGCTGACAGCTCACTGCTCTTCCCTCGGCGAGTCTCTGAAGAAGGAAAACGAGCTGGCGTTGATCATCGATGGCCAGACATTGAAATACGCCCTGTCCTTTGAGCTCCGCCAGGCCTTCCTTGATTTGGCATTGTCCTGCAAAGCCGTCATCTGCTGCCG GGTGTCTCCGCTGCAGAAGTCTGAGATCGTGGATATGGTGAAGAAACACGTGAAAGCCATCACGCTGGCGATCGGCGACGGCGCGAACGACGTGGGGATGATTCAGACGGCTCACGTTGGAGTGGGGATCAGCGGCAACGAGGGCATGCAGGCCACCAACTCCTCCGACTACTCCATCGCACAG TTCTCCTACTTGGAGAAGCTTCTGCTGGTCCACGGGGCGTGGAGCTATAACCGCGTCACAAAGTGCATCCTCTACTGTTTCTACAAGAATGTGGTCCTCTACATAATAGAG CTCTGGTTTGCCTTTGTGAACGGGTTCTCTGGCCAGATCCTCTTTGAACGCTGGTGCATAGGCCTCTACAACGTG ATATTTACCGCTCTGCCTCCGTTCACTCTGGGGATATTTGACCGGCCGTGCAGCCAGCAGAACATGCTCCGCTTCCCGCAGCTCTACCGAATAACCCAGAATGCCGAGGGCTTCAACACCAAA GTGTTCTGGGGACACTGCATCAATGCACTGATTCATTCAATTATTCTCTTTTGGTTTCCACTCAAAATGTTAGAGCACG ACTCTCCCTTCAGTAACGGTCAGGGAAACGACTACCTGTTTGCAGGAAACATGGTCTACACA taTGTGGTCGTTACAGTGTGTCTGAAAGCTGGAATGGAGACCACAGCTTGGACCAGG TTCTCCCACCTGGCGGTATGGGGAAGCATGGTGCTCTGGATCGTCTTCTTCGGTGTCTACTCCGCCATCTGGCCCACCATCCCTATTGCTCCTGACATGCTGGGCCAG GCTGGCAAGGTGATGCAGTGCTGGCACTTCTGGCTGGGCCTGGTCTTGGTGCCTGCTGCGTGTTTACTCAAAGACTTCGCTTGGACGGC CGCACGCCGCTCTGTGAGGAAGTCTCTTCTCGAGGAGGTGCAGGAGCTGGAGGCGCGGTCCGTTGACCCAGGCGCAGCTGTCCTTAGAGATGCCAGCAGCCGCAG TCTAAACGAACGGGCCCATCTGCTGACAAGAGTCTTTAGGAAAACACCTTCAAGTGTAGGACGCTCAAACTCTGTGCAGCAGACTGTGTCAC ATGGCTATGCCTTCTCTCAGGAGGAGCATGGTGTGGTGTCTCAATCCCAGGTAGTGCGCTCTTATGACACCACCCGCCAGCGCCCCAGCCTCTAG
- the atp8a2 gene encoding phospholipid-transporting ATPase IB isoform X1 has protein sequence MYFNRRAKKIHSEGEQLVLTTIRQESPELQDPGQGAGATMRARLADRFDKRPACSSAGYRKADDEMSGTTSHADPVDASARTVLLNRPQNTKFCDNHVSTTKYGILTFLPRFLYEQIRRAANAFFLFIALMQQIPDVSPTGRYTTLVPLIFILTVAGIKEIIEDYKRHKADNTVNKKKTTVLRSGAWQTFIWKQVAVGDIVKVTNGQHLPADMVIVSSSEPQAMCYIETSNLDGETNLKIRQGLPLTAGFQTLEDLMALSGRLECEGPNRHLYDFTGTLRLENQNPVPLGPDQVLLRGAQLRNTQWVVGIVVYTGHDSKLMQNSTKAPLKRSNVERVTNMQILVLFGILLVMALVSSVGAAIWNREHTDEACWYLSRAGDISLNFAYNLLTFIILYNNLIPISLLVTLEVVKFTQALFINWDVEMYYSETDTPAMARTSNLNEELGQVKYLFSDKTGTLTCNIMHFKKCTIAGITYGHFPDLDCERSMDDFSNLPSSSHNSTEFDDPTLIQNIEKDHPTSPQICEFLTMMAVCHTVVPEREDDQIIYQASSPDEGALVKGAKGLGFVFTARTPDSVIIEAMGEEKSYELLNVLEFSSNRKRMSVVVRTPNGKLRLYCKGADNVIFERLTEASQYKDLTVAHLEQFATEGLRTLCFAYVDLEEEAYQEWLKEYNRVSTIIKDRAQKLEECYELLEKNLMLLGATAIEDRLQAGVPETIATLMRADIKIWVLTGDKQETAINIGYSCRLVTHGMSLIIVNEDSLDATRDTLTAHCSSLGESLKKENELALIIDGQTLKYALSFELRQAFLDLALSCKAVICCRVSPLQKSEIVDMVKKHVKAITLAIGDGANDVGMIQTAHVGVGISGNEGMQATNSSDYSIAQFSYLEKLLLVHGAWSYNRVTKCILYCFYKNVVLYIIELWFAFVNGFSGQILFERWCIGLYNVIFTALPPFTLGIFDRPCSQQNMLRFPQLYRITQNAEGFNTKVFWGHCINALIHSIILFWFPLKMLEHDSPFSNGQGNDYLFAGNMVYTYVVVTVCLKAGMETTAWTRFSHLAVWGSMVLWIVFFGVYSAIWPTIPIAPDMLGQAGKVMQCWHFWLGLVLVPAACLLKDFAWTAARRSVRKSLLEEVQELEARSVDPGAAVLRDASSRSLNERAHLLTRVFRKTPSSVGRSNSVQQTVSHGYAFSQEEHGVVSQSQVVRSYDTTRQRPSL, from the exons GACCTGCTTGCTCGTCCGCCGGTTACCGCAAGGCAGATGATGAGATGTCCGGGACCACTTCCCATGCGGATCCCGTAGACGCCTCGGCGCGGACGGTGCTTCTCAACCGGCCTCAGAATACCAAGTTCTGCGACAACCATGTCAG CACCACAAAGTATGGGATTCTCACCTTTCTGCCGCGCTTTCTGTACGAGCAGATCCGACGTGCTGCCAATGCCTTCTTCCTGTTCATCGCACTCATGCAG CAAATCCCTGATGTGTCACCGACCGGTCGCTACACCACGCTCGTCCCGCTTATCTTCATTCTCACAGTGGCCGGGATCAAAGAGATCATAGAGGACTAT AAAAGGCATAAAGCAGACAACACGGTCAACAAGAAGAAGACAACAG TGCTGCGGAGCGGAGCCTGGCAGACATTTATCTGGAAACAG GTGGCAGTAGGAGATATAGTGAAGGTGACTAATGGCCAGCACCTCCCAGCTGACATGGTTATAGTGTCCTCCAG TGAACCACAGGCCATGTGTTACATTGAGACCTCTAACCTGGACGGAGAAACCAACCTGAAGATCAGACAG GGTCTCCCACTCACGGCTGGGTTTCAGACCCTGGAGGATTTGATGGCACTGTCTGGTCGTCTGGAGTGCGAAGGCCCCAACAGACACCTGTATGACTTCACTGGCACTCTACGGCTGGAAAACCAGAA TCCAGTCCCTCTGGGTCCAGACCAGGTGCTGCTGCGTGGCGCCCAGCTCAGGAACACGCAGTGGGTTGTGGGAATTGTTGTCTACACTGGCCACGACTCCAAACTGATGCAG AACTCCACCAAGGCGCCACTGAAGCGCTCTAATGTGGAGCGGGTGACCAACATGCAGATTCTGGTTCTGTTTGGCATCCTGCTGGTCATGGCACTGGTCAGCTCTGTGGGCGCAGCCATCTGGAACAGAGAACACACAGACGAAGCCTGCTGGTACCTGTCCCGGGCCG GCGACATCTCCCTGAACTTTGCATATAACCTACTGACGTTCATCATCCTGTACAATAACCTGATCCCCATCAGCCTGCTGGTCACTCTGGAGGTGGTGAAGTTCACACAGGCTCTCTTTATTAACTGG GATGTGGAGATGTACTACTCAGAAACGGACACGCCAGCCATGGCGCGAACGTCTAATCTTAATGAGGAACTGGGCCAG GTCAAGTATCTGTTTTCCGACAAGACTGGAACTCTGACCTGTAACATCATGCACTTTAAGAAGTGTACCATAGCCGGGATAACGTATGG CCACTTCCCTGATCTTGACTGTGAGCGTTCAATGGACGACTTCAG taATCTGCCATCCAGCAGCCACAACTCCACAGAGTTTGACGACCCAACTCTGATTCAGAACATCGAGAAGGACCAT CCTACATCACCTCAGATCTGCGAGTTCTTGACGATGATGGCGGTGTGCCACACGGTGGTTCCAGAGAGGGAGGACGACCAGATCATCTACCAGGCCTCGTCCCCTGACGAAGGAGCACTGGTCAAAGGAGCCAAAGGGCTGGGCTTTGTCTTCACTGCCAGGACCCCTGATTCAGTCATCATTGAAGCT ATGGGGGAAGAGAAGAGCTATGAGCTACTGAATGTGCTGGAGTTTTCCAG TAACCGTAAACGGATGTCTGTGGTGGTCAGGACACCCAATGGGAAGCTCCGGCTGTACTGCAAAGGAGCG GATAATGTTATTTTTGAACGTCTGACCGAAGCGTCTCAGTACAAAGACTTAACAGTTGCTCATTTGGAACAGTTTGCTACTGAAG GCTTGAGGACACTGTGCTTTGCGTACGTGGACCTGGAGGAAGAAGCGTATCAGGAGTGGTTAAAGGAATATAATCGTGTCAGCACCATAATCAAAGACCGCGCTCAGAAGCTTGAGGAGTGTTATGAGCTGCTGGAAAAG AACTTAATGCTGTTGGGTGCCACAGCCATCGAGGACCGTCTCCAGGCTGGCGTGCCAGAAACAATTGCCACTCTGATGAGGGCTGATATCAAGATCTGGGTCCTCACTGGAGACAAGCAGGAGACTGCCATCAATATAG gTTACTCCTGTCGCCTGGTGACACACGGCATGTCCCTCATCATCGTCAACGAGGACTCGCTGGAC GCTACTCGTGACACGCTGACAGCTCACTGCTCTTCCCTCGGCGAGTCTCTGAAGAAGGAAAACGAGCTGGCGTTGATCATCGATGGCCAGACATTGAAATACGCCCTGTCCTTTGAGCTCCGCCAGGCCTTCCTTGATTTGGCATTGTCCTGCAAAGCCGTCATCTGCTGCCG GGTGTCTCCGCTGCAGAAGTCTGAGATCGTGGATATGGTGAAGAAACACGTGAAAGCCATCACGCTGGCGATCGGCGACGGCGCGAACGACGTGGGGATGATTCAGACGGCTCACGTTGGAGTGGGGATCAGCGGCAACGAGGGCATGCAGGCCACCAACTCCTCCGACTACTCCATCGCACAG TTCTCCTACTTGGAGAAGCTTCTGCTGGTCCACGGGGCGTGGAGCTATAACCGCGTCACAAAGTGCATCCTCTACTGTTTCTACAAGAATGTGGTCCTCTACATAATAGAG CTCTGGTTTGCCTTTGTGAACGGGTTCTCTGGCCAGATCCTCTTTGAACGCTGGTGCATAGGCCTCTACAACGTG ATATTTACCGCTCTGCCTCCGTTCACTCTGGGGATATTTGACCGGCCGTGCAGCCAGCAGAACATGCTCCGCTTCCCGCAGCTCTACCGAATAACCCAGAATGCCGAGGGCTTCAACACCAAA GTGTTCTGGGGACACTGCATCAATGCACTGATTCATTCAATTATTCTCTTTTGGTTTCCACTCAAAATGTTAGAGCACG ACTCTCCCTTCAGTAACGGTCAGGGAAACGACTACCTGTTTGCAGGAAACATGGTCTACACA taTGTGGTCGTTACAGTGTGTCTGAAAGCTGGAATGGAGACCACAGCTTGGACCAGG TTCTCCCACCTGGCGGTATGGGGAAGCATGGTGCTCTGGATCGTCTTCTTCGGTGTCTACTCCGCCATCTGGCCCACCATCCCTATTGCTCCTGACATGCTGGGCCAG GCTGGCAAGGTGATGCAGTGCTGGCACTTCTGGCTGGGCCTGGTCTTGGTGCCTGCTGCGTGTTTACTCAAAGACTTCGCTTGGACGGC CGCACGCCGCTCTGTGAGGAAGTCTCTTCTCGAGGAGGTGCAGGAGCTGGAGGCGCGGTCCGTTGACCCAGGCGCAGCTGTCCTTAGAGATGCCAGCAGCCGCAG TCTAAACGAACGGGCCCATCTGCTGACAAGAGTCTTTAGGAAAACACCTTCAAGTGTAGGACGCTCAAACTCTGTGCAGCAGACTGTGTCAC ATGGCTATGCCTTCTCTCAGGAGGAGCATGGTGTGGTGTCTCAATCCCAGGTAGTGCGCTCTTATGACACCACCCGCCAGCGCCCCAGCCTCTAG
- the atp8a2 gene encoding phospholipid-transporting ATPase IB isoform X6, protein MSGTTSHADPVDASARTVLLNRPQNTKFCDNHVSTTKYGILTFLPRFLYEQIRRAANAFFLFIALMQQIPDVSPTGRYTTLVPLIFILTVAGIKEIIEDYKRHKADNTVNKKKTTVLRSGAWQTFIWKQVAVGDIVKVTNGQHLPADMVIVSSSEPQAMCYIETSNLDGETNLKIRQGLPLTAGFQTLEDLMALSGRLECEGPNRHLYDFTGTLRLENQNPVPLGPDQVLLRGAQLRNTQWVVGIVVYTGHDSKLMQNSTKAPLKRSNVERVTNMQILVLFGILLVMALVSSVGAAIWNREHTDEACWYLSRAGDISLNFAYNLLTFIILYNNLIPISLLVTLEVVKFTQALFINWDVEMYYSETDTPAMARTSNLNEELGQVKYLFSDKTGTLTCNIMHFKKCTIAGITYGHFPDLDCERSMDDFSNLPSSSHNSTEFDDPTLIQNIEKDHPTSPQICEFLTMMAVCHTVVPEREDDQIIYQASSPDEGALVKGAKGLGFVFTARTPDSVIIEAMGEEKSYELLNVLEFSSNRKRMSVVVRTPNGKLRLYCKGADNVIFERLTEASQYKDLTVAHLEQFATEGLRTLCFAYVDLEEEAYQEWLKEYNRVSTIIKDRAQKLEECYELLEKNLMLLGATAIEDRLQAGVPETIATLMRADIKIWVLTGDKQETAINIGYSCRLVTHGMSLIIVNEDSLDATRDTLTAHCSSLGESLKKENELALIIDGQTLKYALSFELRQAFLDLALSCKAVICCRVSPLQKSEIVDMVKKHVKAITLAIGDGANDVGMIQTAHVGVGISGNEGMQATNSSDYSIAQFSYLEKLLLVHGAWSYNRVTKCILYCFYKNVVLYIIELWFAFVNGFSGQILFERWCIGLYNVIFTALPPFTLGIFDRPCSQQNMLRFPQLYRITQNAEGFNTKVFWGHCINALIHSIILFWFPLKMLEHDSPFSNGQGNDYLFAGNMVYTYVVVTVCLKAGMETTAWTRFSHLAVWGSMVLWIVFFGVYSAIWPTIPIAPDMLGQAGKVMQCWHFWLGLVLVPAACLLKDFAWTAARRSVRKSLLEEVQELEARSVDPGAAVLRDASSRSLNERAHLLTRVFRKTPSSVGRSNSVQQTVSHGYAFSQEEHGVVSQSQVVRSYDTTRQRPSL, encoded by the exons ATGTCCGGGACCACTTCCCATGCGGATCCCGTAGACGCCTCGGCGCGGACGGTGCTTCTCAACCGGCCTCAGAATACCAAGTTCTGCGACAACCATGTCAG CACCACAAAGTATGGGATTCTCACCTTTCTGCCGCGCTTTCTGTACGAGCAGATCCGACGTGCTGCCAATGCCTTCTTCCTGTTCATCGCACTCATGCAG CAAATCCCTGATGTGTCACCGACCGGTCGCTACACCACGCTCGTCCCGCTTATCTTCATTCTCACAGTGGCCGGGATCAAAGAGATCATAGAGGACTAT AAAAGGCATAAAGCAGACAACACGGTCAACAAGAAGAAGACAACAG TGCTGCGGAGCGGAGCCTGGCAGACATTTATCTGGAAACAG GTGGCAGTAGGAGATATAGTGAAGGTGACTAATGGCCAGCACCTCCCAGCTGACATGGTTATAGTGTCCTCCAG TGAACCACAGGCCATGTGTTACATTGAGACCTCTAACCTGGACGGAGAAACCAACCTGAAGATCAGACAG GGTCTCCCACTCACGGCTGGGTTTCAGACCCTGGAGGATTTGATGGCACTGTCTGGTCGTCTGGAGTGCGAAGGCCCCAACAGACACCTGTATGACTTCACTGGCACTCTACGGCTGGAAAACCAGAA TCCAGTCCCTCTGGGTCCAGACCAGGTGCTGCTGCGTGGCGCCCAGCTCAGGAACACGCAGTGGGTTGTGGGAATTGTTGTCTACACTGGCCACGACTCCAAACTGATGCAG AACTCCACCAAGGCGCCACTGAAGCGCTCTAATGTGGAGCGGGTGACCAACATGCAGATTCTGGTTCTGTTTGGCATCCTGCTGGTCATGGCACTGGTCAGCTCTGTGGGCGCAGCCATCTGGAACAGAGAACACACAGACGAAGCCTGCTGGTACCTGTCCCGGGCCG GCGACATCTCCCTGAACTTTGCATATAACCTACTGACGTTCATCATCCTGTACAATAACCTGATCCCCATCAGCCTGCTGGTCACTCTGGAGGTGGTGAAGTTCACACAGGCTCTCTTTATTAACTGG GATGTGGAGATGTACTACTCAGAAACGGACACGCCAGCCATGGCGCGAACGTCTAATCTTAATGAGGAACTGGGCCAG GTCAAGTATCTGTTTTCCGACAAGACTGGAACTCTGACCTGTAACATCATGCACTTTAAGAAGTGTACCATAGCCGGGATAACGTATGG CCACTTCCCTGATCTTGACTGTGAGCGTTCAATGGACGACTTCAG taATCTGCCATCCAGCAGCCACAACTCCACAGAGTTTGACGACCCAACTCTGATTCAGAACATCGAGAAGGACCAT CCTACATCACCTCAGATCTGCGAGTTCTTGACGATGATGGCGGTGTGCCACACGGTGGTTCCAGAGAGGGAGGACGACCAGATCATCTACCAGGCCTCGTCCCCTGACGAAGGAGCACTGGTCAAAGGAGCCAAAGGGCTGGGCTTTGTCTTCACTGCCAGGACCCCTGATTCAGTCATCATTGAAGCT ATGGGGGAAGAGAAGAGCTATGAGCTACTGAATGTGCTGGAGTTTTCCAG TAACCGTAAACGGATGTCTGTGGTGGTCAGGACACCCAATGGGAAGCTCCGGCTGTACTGCAAAGGAGCG GATAATGTTATTTTTGAACGTCTGACCGAAGCGTCTCAGTACAAAGACTTAACAGTTGCTCATTTGGAACAGTTTGCTACTGAAG GCTTGAGGACACTGTGCTTTGCGTACGTGGACCTGGAGGAAGAAGCGTATCAGGAGTGGTTAAAGGAATATAATCGTGTCAGCACCATAATCAAAGACCGCGCTCAGAAGCTTGAGGAGTGTTATGAGCTGCTGGAAAAG AACTTAATGCTGTTGGGTGCCACAGCCATCGAGGACCGTCTCCAGGCTGGCGTGCCAGAAACAATTGCCACTCTGATGAGGGCTGATATCAAGATCTGGGTCCTCACTGGAGACAAGCAGGAGACTGCCATCAATATAG gTTACTCCTGTCGCCTGGTGACACACGGCATGTCCCTCATCATCGTCAACGAGGACTCGCTGGAC GCTACTCGTGACACGCTGACAGCTCACTGCTCTTCCCTCGGCGAGTCTCTGAAGAAGGAAAACGAGCTGGCGTTGATCATCGATGGCCAGACATTGAAATACGCCCTGTCCTTTGAGCTCCGCCAGGCCTTCCTTGATTTGGCATTGTCCTGCAAAGCCGTCATCTGCTGCCG GGTGTCTCCGCTGCAGAAGTCTGAGATCGTGGATATGGTGAAGAAACACGTGAAAGCCATCACGCTGGCGATCGGCGACGGCGCGAACGACGTGGGGATGATTCAGACGGCTCACGTTGGAGTGGGGATCAGCGGCAACGAGGGCATGCAGGCCACCAACTCCTCCGACTACTCCATCGCACAG TTCTCCTACTTGGAGAAGCTTCTGCTGGTCCACGGGGCGTGGAGCTATAACCGCGTCACAAAGTGCATCCTCTACTGTTTCTACAAGAATGTGGTCCTCTACATAATAGAG CTCTGGTTTGCCTTTGTGAACGGGTTCTCTGGCCAGATCCTCTTTGAACGCTGGTGCATAGGCCTCTACAACGTG ATATTTACCGCTCTGCCTCCGTTCACTCTGGGGATATTTGACCGGCCGTGCAGCCAGCAGAACATGCTCCGCTTCCCGCAGCTCTACCGAATAACCCAGAATGCCGAGGGCTTCAACACCAAA GTGTTCTGGGGACACTGCATCAATGCACTGATTCATTCAATTATTCTCTTTTGGTTTCCACTCAAAATGTTAGAGCACG ACTCTCCCTTCAGTAACGGTCAGGGAAACGACTACCTGTTTGCAGGAAACATGGTCTACACA taTGTGGTCGTTACAGTGTGTCTGAAAGCTGGAATGGAGACCACAGCTTGGACCAGG TTCTCCCACCTGGCGGTATGGGGAAGCATGGTGCTCTGGATCGTCTTCTTCGGTGTCTACTCCGCCATCTGGCCCACCATCCCTATTGCTCCTGACATGCTGGGCCAG GCTGGCAAGGTGATGCAGTGCTGGCACTTCTGGCTGGGCCTGGTCTTGGTGCCTGCTGCGTGTTTACTCAAAGACTTCGCTTGGACGGC CGCACGCCGCTCTGTGAGGAAGTCTCTTCTCGAGGAGGTGCAGGAGCTGGAGGCGCGGTCCGTTGACCCAGGCGCAGCTGTCCTTAGAGATGCCAGCAGCCGCAG TCTAAACGAACGGGCCCATCTGCTGACAAGAGTCTTTAGGAAAACACCTTCAAGTGTAGGACGCTCAAACTCTGTGCAGCAGACTGTGTCAC ATGGCTATGCCTTCTCTCAGGAGGAGCATGGTGTGGTGTCTCAATCCCAGGTAGTGCGCTCTTATGACACCACCCGCCAGCGCCCCAGCCTCTAG